A genomic segment from Rhodanobacteraceae bacterium encodes:
- the rnr gene encoding ribonuclease R, which produces MPKTTKPKAPGAPQLLGFLQTSAKLMKAEEIADELGYKTAEGIEAVRALLDQLMQQGRLLRNRRGGYGLADKMDLIAGSIIANSEGFGFLKPDEGVGDIYLPPFQMRQVLHGDRALVSVVGRDKKDRPEGAIVSILSRRSPRIVGRYLEEAGFGVVAPDDTRIHQDLLIPKGQEGDAKPGDVVVAEITEPPAQHRQPVAKIVRVLGEEVGTSLAIDMAIETHGIPHEWSDKVIAETARIPDAVRPAQRRDREDLRELPLVTIDGEDARDFDDAVWCEPTRGGGYKLYVAIADVASYVYPGTALDDEAQLRGTSVYFPNRVVPMLPEKLSNGICSLKPEVERLCLACELRIDAKGETTRSRFFAGVMRSAARLTYNQVWSAVGLRRPEALERVKAVLPQLENLYGLYKILSARRAERGALDFEGQEVRFDYDENGNIDAVKMYERNDAHKLIEECMIAANVAAAKFLKRSRIPALYRVHPRPPTHKYEELADFLGTVGMLIPAYEDLKPEDLMAVLKKAKSRPDAALIEAVVLRSQSLATYTAACDGHFGLALGAYAHFTSPIRRYPDLLVHRAIHYALGQGTPSDYQYNPTQMSELGRHCSATERRADEATRDVADRLKCAYMERHLGEEFEGVVTGVASFGLFVEILETRITGMVHVTQLPNDYYHYDQRHRRLVGERTGVGFQLADKVRIKVLRVEAMDRKIDFRLAGDMPTRAEQQTQRDGKSRGPKPDQPRGKTGGGGKRGRRR; this is translated from the coding sequence ATGCCTAAAACTACCAAACCCAAGGCGCCTGGCGCCCCCCAACTGCTCGGATTCCTGCAGACCAGCGCCAAGCTGATGAAGGCCGAGGAGATCGCCGACGAGCTCGGCTACAAGACGGCCGAAGGGATCGAGGCGGTGCGCGCGCTGCTCGATCAACTGATGCAACAGGGCCGTCTGCTGCGCAATCGCCGCGGCGGCTACGGCCTGGCCGACAAGATGGACCTGATTGCCGGTTCGATCATCGCCAACAGCGAGGGTTTCGGCTTTCTCAAGCCCGATGAGGGCGTGGGTGACATCTACCTGCCGCCCTTCCAGATGCGTCAGGTTCTTCACGGCGATCGGGCGCTGGTCAGCGTCGTCGGTCGCGACAAGAAGGACCGGCCCGAGGGCGCCATTGTCTCGATCCTGTCGCGGCGCTCACCGCGCATCGTCGGTCGCTATCTGGAAGAAGCCGGTTTCGGCGTGGTCGCGCCCGATGACACTCGCATTCATCAGGACCTGCTAATTCCCAAGGGTCAGGAAGGCGATGCCAAACCCGGCGATGTGGTGGTGGCCGAAATCACCGAACCACCGGCACAGCATCGGCAGCCGGTGGCGAAAATCGTTCGCGTGCTGGGCGAGGAAGTCGGTACCTCGCTGGCCATCGACATGGCCATCGAGACCCATGGCATCCCGCACGAATGGTCGGACAAGGTCATCGCCGAGACCGCCCGCATTCCCGACGCGGTACGCCCGGCGCAACGCCGCGATCGCGAGGATCTGCGCGAGCTGCCGTTGGTCACCATCGATGGCGAGGACGCACGCGACTTCGATGACGCGGTCTGGTGCGAACCCACCCGCGGCGGCGGCTACAAGCTCTATGTGGCCATCGCCGATGTCGCCAGCTATGTCTATCCGGGTACGGCGCTGGACGACGAGGCCCAGCTGCGCGGCACCTCGGTGTATTTCCCCAATCGCGTCGTGCCGATGCTGCCGGAGAAGTTGTCCAACGGCATCTGCTCGCTGAAGCCGGAAGTCGAACGCCTGTGCCTGGCTTGCGAGCTGCGCATCGATGCCAAGGGTGAAACCACCCGTTCGCGCTTCTTCGCTGGCGTCATGCGCTCGGCGGCACGCCTGACCTACAACCAGGTCTGGTCCGCGGTGGGTCTGCGCCGCCCGGAAGCGCTGGAGCGGGTCAAGGCGGTGCTGCCGCAGCTGGAAAATCTGTACGGCCTCTACAAGATTCTGTCGGCACGCCGGGCCGAGCGCGGAGCGCTCGATTTCGAAGGTCAGGAAGTGCGCTTCGATTACGACGAGAACGGCAATATCGATGCGGTCAAGATGTACGAACGCAACGATGCCCACAAGCTGATCGAGGAATGCATGATCGCGGCCAACGTCGCGGCGGCCAAATTCCTCAAGCGCAGTCGCATTCCCGCCCTGTACCGGGTGCATCCGCGACCACCCACGCACAAGTACGAGGAGCTGGCCGACTTTCTGGGCACCGTCGGCATGCTCATCCCGGCCTATGAGGACCTCAAGCCCGAGGATCTGATGGCGGTGCTGAAGAAGGCCAAGAGCCGGCCGGACGCGGCCCTGATTGAGGCCGTGGTGCTGCGCTCGCAGAGTCTGGCGACGTATACGGCGGCCTGCGACGGCCATTTCGGTCTGGCGCTGGGCGCCTATGCGCATTTCACCTCGCCGATCCGTCGCTATCCCGATCTGCTGGTGCATCGTGCCATCCATTACGCGCTGGGCCAGGGCACGCCGTCGGATTACCAATACAACCCGACCCAGATGTCCGAGCTGGGGCGTCATTGTTCGGCCACCGAGCGCCGTGCCGATGAGGCCACGCGCGATGTCGCCGATCGATTGAAATGCGCCTATATGGAACGCCATCTGGGTGAGGAGTTCGAAGGCGTGGTCACCGGCGTGGCCAGTTTCGGGCTGTTCGTCGAAATCCTGGAAACGCGGATCACCGGCATGGTCCATGTCACCCAGTTGCCCAACGATTACTACCACTACGATCAGCGCCATCGCCGACTGGTCGGCGAACGCACCGGCGTCGGCTTCCAACTGGCCGACAAGGTGCGGATCAAGGTGCTGCGCGTGGAGGCCATGGATCGCAAGATCGATTTCCGACTGGCCGGCGACATGCCCACCCGCGCCGAGCAGCAGACCCAACGCGACGGCAAGTCACGCGGACCCAAGCCCGATCAGCCCCGCGGCAAGACCGGAGGCGGCGGCAAGCGCGGGCGACGGCGATGA
- the rlmB gene encoding 23S rRNA (guanosine(2251)-2'-O)-methyltransferase RlmB — protein MSVDTDWLLGPNALEAQLDADPTRILEALVEDGKRSPRVEALVARLRKLGIAVQSSPRAQLDKRVASDRHQGIAARWRLPEALDESDLIALVEKSATPALILVLDGVQDPHNLGACIRTAAAAGAMAVVVPKDRAVGLTPTVMRASAGMAARLPLVRVTNLARALERLKKAGVWVAGAAGEASDTVYQSDLKGPLAIVMGSEGDGLRELTRKTCDFLWKIPIAPGVESLNVSVAAGVFLFEAVRQRG, from the coding sequence ATGTCGGTTGATACGGATTGGCTGCTCGGCCCGAATGCACTGGAGGCGCAGCTGGATGCTGATCCCACGCGCATTCTCGAAGCGCTGGTCGAGGACGGCAAGCGCAGTCCGCGGGTCGAGGCGCTGGTGGCGCGGCTGCGCAAGCTCGGCATTGCGGTGCAGAGCAGCCCGCGGGCACAGCTGGACAAGCGCGTTGCCAGCGACCGCCATCAGGGCATCGCGGCGCGCTGGCGCCTGCCGGAGGCGCTGGACGAATCGGATCTGATCGCGCTGGTGGAAAAGTCGGCGACGCCAGCCTTGATCCTGGTGCTCGATGGTGTGCAGGATCCGCACAATCTTGGAGCCTGCATCCGCACCGCGGCGGCGGCCGGGGCGATGGCCGTGGTGGTGCCCAAGGATCGTGCCGTGGGTCTGACGCCGACGGTCATGCGCGCCTCGGCCGGCATGGCCGCACGCCTGCCTTTGGTGCGTGTGACCAATCTGGCGCGGGCACTGGAGCGCCTGAAAAAGGCCGGAGTCTGGGTGGCCGGCGCCGCCGGTGAGGCGAGCGACACGGTCTATCAATCCGATCTGAAGGGTCCGCTGGCCATTGTCATGGGCAGCGAAGGCGACGGTCTGCGCGAACTCACCCGCAAGACCTGTGACTTCCTCTGGAAGATCCCGATCGCACCGGGCGTGGAAAGCCTCAACGTCAGCGTGGCCGCCGGCGTATTCCTGTTCGAGGCCGTGCGTCAGCGCGGCTGA
- a CDS encoding FAD-binding oxidoreductase has product MKIGTYYQATRREPAEHQPLLSDTRASVVVVGGGYAGLATALGLAERGVSDVLLLESESIGFGASGRNGGFVFGGYSLGEASLRAEVGADTAQWMYGLTRTAVSTIRARIDRYAIQCDPVDAGVIWANWFKDPSLLTERQALLREHFGVNWSTLSPEQLRAQLNTPRYHGGLFEAEAFHVHPLNLALGMARAAQGGGVRVHGASPVTRIEKTGAGWRVHCLGGAIDTDTVVVAGGGYLGRLVPALQRALLPIATYVAVTEPLGDRLDESIRTRAAVYDTRFAFDYYRALPDTRLLWGGRISILNRSPQAVAHLLKADIKRVYPQLGEFEVDYAWSGLMSYARHEMPQLGMLEPGLWYAQAFGGHGVATTTAMGELLAQGIAGENEDWRRFSPFGLSRTWRPFGFLGAQATYSWLQARDSWKDWRER; this is encoded by the coding sequence ATGAAGATCGGCACCTACTATCAAGCGACACGACGAGAACCTGCGGAACATCAGCCATTGCTGAGCGACACGCGCGCGAGCGTGGTGGTGGTTGGCGGTGGCTATGCAGGTCTGGCCACGGCATTGGGTCTGGCCGAGCGCGGCGTCAGCGATGTGCTGCTGTTGGAATCCGAGTCCATAGGCTTTGGCGCCAGTGGCCGCAACGGTGGCTTTGTCTTCGGCGGGTACTCGCTGGGCGAAGCTTCGCTGCGGGCCGAGGTCGGCGCCGACACCGCGCAGTGGATGTATGGATTGACGCGGACCGCGGTCAGCACCATCCGCGCCCGCATAGATCGCTATGCCATTCAGTGTGATCCGGTCGACGCCGGCGTCATATGGGCCAACTGGTTCAAGGACCCGTCACTGCTGACCGAACGGCAAGCGCTGCTGCGCGAGCACTTCGGCGTGAACTGGAGCACGCTGAGTCCAGAACAACTGCGCGCCCAGCTGAATACGCCGCGTTACCACGGCGGCTTGTTCGAGGCCGAGGCCTTTCATGTACACCCGCTCAACCTGGCGCTGGGCATGGCCCGGGCCGCGCAGGGCGGCGGCGTGCGCGTGCATGGCGCCAGCCCGGTGACCCGAATCGAAAAGACCGGCGCCGGCTGGCGCGTGCATTGCCTGGGCGGTGCGATAGACACAGACACGGTCGTCGTCGCTGGTGGCGGCTATCTGGGCAGGCTGGTGCCGGCCCTGCAGCGAGCGCTGTTGCCGATCGCCACCTATGTAGCGGTGACCGAGCCTCTGGGCGATCGCCTCGACGAATCGATCCGCACCCGCGCCGCGGTCTACGACACCCGCTTCGCTTTCGACTACTACCGCGCCCTGCCCGACACCCGCCTGCTCTGGGGCGGACGAATTTCGATCCTGAATCGATCCCCGCAGGCCGTAGCGCACCTGCTGAAGGCCGATATCAAGCGGGTCTATCCGCAGCTGGGCGAGTTCGAGGTCGACTACGCCTGGAGCGGTTTGATGAGTTACGCCCGCCATGAAATGCCACAACTCGGCATGCTGGAGCCCGGACTCTGGTACGCCCAGGCCTTCGGCGGACATGGCGTCGCCACCACGACCGCCATGGGCGAGCTACTGGCACAGGGTATCGCCGGAGAAAACGAGGACTGGCGGCGCTTCAGCCCCTTCGGTCTGAGCCGAACCTGGCGCCCCTTCGGCTTCCTCGGCGCCCAGGCGACCTACAGCTGGCTGCAGGCGCGGGATTCGTGGAAGGATTGGCGCGAGCGGTGA
- a CDS encoding YigZ family protein, producing the protein MSATLVGYATHEELIQKSRFLARAWPILSVDEAQAHVEQCAREDASHHCYAWRNGQQYRFHDANEPSGTAGRPILQAIDGQDLDGVLVVVTRWFGGIKLGAGGLVRAYGGVAAECLRQAERRELIEMQTLSIALPFAHESVLRQIAGECAGLISAEHYDSQGFSCQLTLPSSRAGECRQRLQDATRGQARISPPL; encoded by the coding sequence ATGAGCGCAACGCTGGTCGGATACGCGACGCACGAGGAACTGATCCAGAAGAGTCGATTCCTCGCACGCGCCTGGCCCATCCTCAGCGTTGACGAGGCTCAGGCCCACGTCGAACAGTGCGCGCGCGAAGACGCCAGTCACCACTGCTACGCCTGGCGCAACGGTCAGCAGTACCGCTTCCACGACGCCAACGAACCTTCCGGCACCGCTGGCAGGCCGATCCTGCAGGCCATCGACGGCCAGGATCTGGATGGCGTGCTGGTGGTCGTGACCCGCTGGTTTGGCGGTATCAAGCTCGGTGCCGGTGGTCTGGTTCGCGCCTATGGCGGCGTTGCCGCCGAATGCCTGCGTCAGGCCGAGCGCCGCGAACTGATCGAGATGCAGACCTTGAGCATCGCCCTGCCCTTCGCCCACGAAAGCGTGCTGCGCCAGATTGCCGGCGAATGCGCAGGCCTCATCAGCGCCGAGCACTACGACAGCCAGGGCTTCTCCTGCCAGCTCACGCTACCCTCCAGCCGCGCCGGCGAATGTCGGCAACGCCTGCAGGACGCCACCCGCGGCCAGGCCCGGATCAGCCCGCCCTTGTAG
- a CDS encoding sigma-70 family RNA polymerase sigma factor codes for MLRYAAGEAAAFDLLYGRYRVRLLRYLVRLTGQAAVAEELYQDTWSRVIDARARYEPSARFAAWLFRIAHHLAIDHLRRSRPTVSADEVLIAFPGLPEDDPALALDQSQQMQRLSDLVDALPEEQRAVLLMRAEGDLTLEEIASSVGTGRETIKSRLRYALAKLREGLRGS; via the coding sequence ATGTTGCGCTATGCAGCTGGCGAGGCCGCGGCCTTCGACCTGCTGTACGGGCGCTATCGGGTGCGATTGCTGCGCTATCTGGTGCGCCTGACCGGGCAGGCTGCCGTGGCTGAAGAGCTCTATCAGGACACCTGGAGCCGGGTCATCGACGCCCGCGCCCGCTATGAGCCCAGCGCGCGCTTTGCCGCCTGGCTGTTCCGCATCGCCCACCATCTGGCCATCGATCATCTGCGGCGATCCCGGCCCACGGTGAGCGCCGACGAAGTGCTGATCGCCTTTCCCGGCCTGCCGGAAGACGATCCGGCGCTGGCTCTGGACCAGTCGCAACAGATGCAGCGACTGTCGGATCTGGTGGACGCGCTGCCTGAAGAGCAACGCGCGGTGCTGTTGATGCGGGCCGAAGGCGACCTCACTCTGGAGGAGATCGCCAGCAGTGTCGGCACTGGCCGTGAAACGATCAAATCGCGCCTGCGCTATGCGCTGGCCAAGCTGCGGGAAGGATTGAGAGGGTCATGA
- a CDS encoding TonB-dependent receptor: MTIRSSRRSRRGELPLRQTLLRLALTQALLLPAGLAVAQSSGDAEIAAKAAEMDTVFVTGSRIKRIDGETALPIEIITREEIETRGVTTAAEMVKTLTANTAPLADGASITDGTSGQRGFNGANLRGVGVSSTLILLNGRRLANFASPGDEAGVDLNNIPAGAIERVEVLKDGASALYGSDAIGGVINFITRSDYQGIDLSLLGADTQEGGADKQTATISAGFGDMSEDRYNVFGVLDVQHLGALRSSQRDFIRERPLAELLPALMSSNTYPANIDINSAQRNALIAAGLLAPGTTRTRINPSSPECNPPATVYAPEGPGGPVACSYDYMKDTEIYPDSDKIGFMGRAAVEVADGHRLFAELSYTQAKTTYRLSPNPQRIRNLPISVLPEPYRSALSAPGLPSTFSGIRLRMSEAGNRTNEVTSEGSRIVLGAEGIAGDWDYSLGLVRSENKATDSYVDGYVLFDEFDAAVRSGLINPFGPSSAQGQALLDDITINDDARKSKGVSESFDFNFTRALGELDGGDIGLALGGELRRESQRFTPSALLLSNNIAGDRDSSLGPGDPSDILPSNDSRNVASAYAELNAPVSETLELQAALRFDDYEEVGSTFNPKFGVRWQPREDLIVRGSAGTGFRAPSLNDLHRPTVFGVTSSLITDPQCADVEGSIDFCTDQWPVERQSNPDLDPERSRQFSLGTVYEPSETFNIGLEYWYLQKKDVISTLGEQIIIESPELYNGLYIERDEDGFISNIILRKENQGKLKTSGFDISSRLSTGETDYGTFSVDFTGTLITKYERQFGPLEPYRSNLGRFLNDQVIQRWRHRIAFNWDSGPLGLTFANNYSSSYRDQNTTYDPVSDSRLPSRDVKAYSLWDLTGSYKVNEQLRVRAGVLNVFDEDPPFSNQAYYFIASYDPTYTDPRGRSFYLGVEYKFR; encoded by the coding sequence ATGACCATTCGCAGCTCGCGCCGCTCCCGCCGTGGCGAACTCCCGCTCAGACAGACCCTGTTGCGCCTGGCCTTGACCCAGGCACTGTTGCTGCCTGCCGGCCTGGCGGTAGCCCAGAGCAGCGGTGATGCCGAGATCGCCGCCAAGGCGGCGGAGATGGACACGGTGTTCGTCACCGGTTCGCGCATCAAGCGTATCGACGGCGAAACCGCCCTGCCGATCGAGATCATCACCCGCGAGGAGATCGAGACCCGCGGCGTGACCACGGCGGCAGAAATGGTCAAGACTCTGACCGCGAACACGGCGCCGCTCGCCGATGGCGCCAGCATCACTGACGGCACCTCCGGCCAGCGCGGCTTCAATGGCGCCAACCTGCGCGGCGTGGGTGTGTCGAGCACGCTGATCCTGCTCAACGGCCGACGTCTGGCCAACTTCGCCTCGCCCGGTGACGAAGCCGGTGTCGATCTCAACAACATTCCGGCTGGCGCCATCGAAAGGGTGGAAGTGCTGAAAGATGGCGCCTCGGCGCTCTACGGCTCCGACGCCATCGGTGGTGTCATCAACTTCATCACCCGCAGCGACTACCAGGGCATTGATCTCAGCCTGCTCGGGGCCGATACCCAGGAAGGCGGCGCCGACAAGCAGACCGCCACCATCAGCGCCGGCTTCGGCGACATGAGCGAAGACCGCTACAACGTCTTCGGCGTGCTCGATGTGCAGCATCTCGGCGCTCTGCGCTCCAGCCAGCGTGATTTCATCCGCGAGCGGCCGCTGGCAGAGTTGCTGCCGGCGCTGATGTCCAGCAACACCTATCCGGCCAACATCGACATCAATTCGGCGCAGCGCAATGCGCTGATCGCCGCCGGCTTGCTGGCGCCGGGCACCACCCGCACGCGCATCAACCCGAGCTCTCCCGAGTGCAATCCGCCCGCGACGGTGTATGCCCCGGAGGGTCCGGGCGGTCCGGTGGCCTGCAGCTACGATTACATGAAGGACACCGAGATCTACCCGGACTCGGACAAGATCGGCTTCATGGGCCGCGCCGCGGTCGAAGTGGCTGATGGCCATCGGTTGTTTGCCGAACTGTCCTACACTCAGGCGAAGACCACCTATCGCTTGAGTCCGAACCCGCAGCGCATCCGCAACCTGCCGATTTCGGTGCTGCCCGAGCCCTACCGCAGCGCCCTGTCGGCGCCGGGACTGCCGAGCACCTTCAGCGGCATCCGCCTGCGCATGAGCGAGGCCGGCAATCGCACCAATGAGGTCACCAGCGAAGGCAGCCGCATCGTGCTCGGTGCCGAAGGCATCGCCGGTGATTGGGATTACAGCCTGGGTCTGGTGCGCAGCGAGAACAAGGCCACCGACAGCTACGTGGATGGCTATGTGCTCTTCGACGAGTTCGATGCCGCGGTGCGGTCCGGCCTGATCAATCCCTTCGGTCCGTCCTCGGCCCAGGGACAGGCCCTGCTCGACGACATCACCATCAACGACGACGCGCGCAAGTCCAAGGGTGTCAGCGAGAGTTTCGATTTCAATTTCACCCGCGCGCTCGGCGAGCTCGACGGCGGCGATATCGGTCTGGCGCTGGGCGGTGAGTTGCGCCGCGAATCGCAGCGTTTCACGCCCTCGGCGCTGCTGCTCAGCAACAATATCGCCGGCGATCGCGACAGCTCGCTCGGCCCTGGTGACCCCTCCGACATTCTGCCCAGTAACGACAGTCGCAATGTCGCTTCGGCCTATGCCGAACTGAATGCGCCGGTCAGCGAGACCCTGGAACTGCAGGCGGCGCTGCGTTTCGACGACTACGAGGAAGTCGGCTCCACCTTCAATCCCAAATTCGGCGTGCGCTGGCAGCCGCGCGAGGACCTGATCGTCCGTGGCTCGGCCGGCACCGGTTTTCGGGCGCCCTCGCTGAACGATCTGCACCGACCCACCGTCTTCGGCGTGACCTCCAGTCTGATCACCGATCCGCAGTGTGCCGATGTCGAAGGCAGCATCGACTTCTGCACCGATCAGTGGCCGGTGGAGCGGCAGAGCAATCCAGACCTGGATCCGGAGCGCTCGCGGCAGTTCTCCCTCGGCACCGTCTACGAGCCCAGCGAGACCTTCAATATCGGACTGGAATACTGGTATCTGCAGAAGAAGGACGTGATCAGCACGCTCGGCGAGCAGATCATCATCGAGAGCCCGGAGCTCTACAACGGTCTTTACATCGAGCGCGACGAAGACGGCTTCATCAGCAACATCATCCTGCGCAAGGAAAACCAGGGCAAGCTCAAGACCTCCGGTTTCGACATCAGCAGCCGTCTCAGCACAGGTGAAACCGACTACGGCACTTTCAGTGTCGATTTCACCGGCACGCTGATCACCAAGTACGAACGCCAGTTCGGTCCGCTGGAACCCTATCGCAGCAACCTCGGGCGCTTCCTCAACGATCAGGTGATCCAGCGCTGGCGCCATCGCATCGCCTTCAACTGGGACAGCGGTCCGCTGGGCCTGACCTTTGCCAACAACTATTCCTCCAGCTATCGCGACCAGAACACCACTTACGATCCGGTCAGCGATTCACGGCTGCCGTCCAGAGACGTCAAGGCCTACTCGCTGTGGGATCTGACCGGCAGCTACAAGGTCAACGAGCAGCTGCGCGTGCGTGCCGGCGTGCTCAATGTCTTCGACGAGGATCCGCCGTTCTCGAACCAGGCCTATTACTTCATCGCCAGCTATGACCCCACCTACACCGATCCGCGTGGTCGATCGTTCTATCTGGGGGTGGAATACAAGTTCCGTTGA
- a CDS encoding methyltransferase domain-containing protein has product MNGEQDALSAGWAQRYRDEQIGWDRGAPSPALEHWISAGAIQQGDWLIPGCGQGWEVDRLAGLGCRVTAIDIVPVALARVRARLDALQLQARLIEADVLGWTPDAPFDGIYEQTCLCALHPSSWAAYETQLHRCLRPGGSLLALFMQTGRAGGPPFDSPLALMRELFAPSRWEWPQETPQRWPHPSGLHELAVRLRRLDTA; this is encoded by the coding sequence ATGAACGGCGAGCAGGATGCGCTCAGCGCCGGCTGGGCACAGCGCTATCGCGATGAACAGATCGGCTGGGATCGAGGCGCGCCAAGCCCGGCGCTGGAGCACTGGATCAGCGCCGGCGCAATCCAGCAGGGCGACTGGCTGATTCCCGGATGTGGTCAAGGCTGGGAAGTGGACCGTCTGGCCGGCCTTGGCTGCCGAGTGACGGCCATCGACATCGTGCCTGTGGCGCTGGCGCGAGTGCGCGCACGCCTCGATGCGCTGCAGTTGCAGGCCCGGCTGATCGAAGCCGATGTGCTCGGCTGGACGCCGGACGCGCCTTTCGACGGCATCTACGAGCAAACCTGTTTGTGCGCGCTGCATCCATCCTCATGGGCCGCCTACGAGACGCAACTGCATCGCTGCTTGCGCCCGGGTGGCTCGCTGCTGGCCCTCTTCATGCAAACAGGTCGCGCGGGCGGCCCGCCCTTCGATTCGCCACTGGCGCTCATGCGTGAACTCTTTGCACCATCACGCTGGGAATGGCCACAGGAGACTCCGCAACGCTGGCCGCATCCCAGCGGACTGCATGAGTTGGCGGTCAGACTGAGGCGACTCGACACGGCGTAG
- a CDS encoding class 1 fructose-bisphosphatase, translating into MKPISLTRFLIEEQREQGRINSDLRLLIEVVARACKAISIAVGKGALGGVLGSAHSENIQGEVQKKLDVLSNEILLEANEWGGHLAAIASEEMEHPHAIPHRYPKGEYLLLFDPLDGSSNIDVNISVGTIFSVLRCPEGVKEPTEADFLQPGTKQLAAGYAVYGPSTILVLTTGSGVHSFTLDREVGSFVLTERNLQIPVETQEFAINMSNIRHWEPPMKRYIEELLAGKTGPRGKDFNMRWVASMVADVHRIMTRGGIFIYPRDLKQPLTPGKLRLMYEANPMAFIVEQAGGAASTGEQRMLEVQPTSLHQRVPVFLGSKAEVERVSAYHGEVE; encoded by the coding sequence ATGAAACCGATTTCGCTGACGCGCTTTCTGATCGAGGAACAGCGTGAACAGGGCCGCATCAACTCGGATCTGCGACTGTTGATCGAGGTCGTCGCCCGGGCCTGCAAGGCCATCTCCATCGCCGTCGGCAAGGGTGCACTGGGCGGGGTGCTGGGCAGCGCCCACAGCGAGAACATCCAGGGCGAAGTGCAGAAGAAGCTGGATGTGCTGTCGAACGAGATCCTGCTGGAAGCCAATGAATGGGGCGGCCATCTGGCGGCGATTGCCTCGGAGGAGATGGAACACCCGCACGCGATTCCGCATCGCTATCCCAAGGGCGAATATCTGCTGCTGTTCGATCCGCTCGACGGCAGCTCGAACATCGACGTCAACATCTCGGTAGGCACCATCTTCTCGGTGCTGCGCTGCCCCGAAGGCGTCAAGGAGCCCACCGAAGCCGACTTTTTGCAGCCAGGTACCAAGCAGCTGGCCGCCGGCTATGCCGTCTATGGCCCGAGCACGATTCTGGTGCTGACCACGGGCTCGGGCGTGCACAGCTTCACGCTGGATCGCGAGGTCGGCTCCTTCGTGCTGACCGAGCGCAACCTCCAGATTCCGGTCGAGACCCAGGAGTTCGCCATCAACATGTCGAACATCCGCCACTGGGAGCCACCGATGAAGCGCTACATCGAGGAACTGCTGGCCGGCAAGACCGGTCCACGCGGCAAGGATTTCAACATGCGCTGGGTGGCGAGCATGGTCGCCGATGTGCACCGGATCATGACCCGGGGCGGCATCTTCATCTACCCGCGTGATCTGAAACAGCCGCTGACGCCCGGCAAGTTGCGGCTGATGTACGAGGCCAATCCGATGGCCTTCATCGTCGAGCAGGCTGGCGGCGCTGCCAGCACCGGCGAACAGCGCATGCTGGAGGTGCAACCAACGTCCCTGCATCAGCGTGTGCCGGTGTTTCTCGGTTCGAAGGCCGAGGTCGAGCGCGTCAGTGCCTACCATGGCGAGGTCGAATGA